Proteins encoded together in one Vicia villosa cultivar HV-30 ecotype Madison, WI unplaced genomic scaffold, Vvil1.0 ctg.005623F_1_1, whole genome shotgun sequence window:
- the LOC131642695 gene encoding uncharacterized protein LOC131642695: MIKKDWVELPPHSQGYKDGVNYFLDIAFTKGKVEEEEILCPCAVCCNDSWEVRDVVYDHLCSKGFVKGYTEWIYHGEDESLMDLDGDSNDETSSHDDIDGLLFETFKDAAEGGGVHEGLNEDAKKFYKLVDDANQELYPGCEKFSSLSFTIRIYLLKCLHGWSNASFTALLELLKEAMPDLNIPVSFNKTKSMIKDLGLDYKKIDACPNNCMLFWKDHGKDDSCHICGASRWIEYPEVANDLEESIKAHKVPAKVLRHFPLIPRLKRLFMCSKTADTLRWHAEHRSRDGKLRHPADAQAWKDFDAKHSDFACETRNIRLGLQGINEDVENDDINDEIQEDDVDSEIQVDDVDDEFQEDGVGDEFQEDDTNLDDEFQEDDIDLDDEFQEDDIDGEFQEEDVDEEFLEEDMCDEFQKDDVGDEFEEEKLK; this comes from the exons ATGATAAAAAAGGATTGGGTGGAGTTGCCTCCACACAGTCAAGGTTACAAGGATGGTGTCAATTACTTTTTGGATATTGCATTCACCAAAggaaaggttgaagaagaagagattttgtGTCCTTGTGCTGTATGTTGCAATGATAGTTGGGAAGTAAGAGATGTAGTGTATGACCATTTATGTAGCAAAGGATTTGTAAAGGGATACACTGAATGGATTTATCATGGTGAAGATGAAAGCCTTATGGATCTGGATGGTGATAGTAATGATGAAACATCATCTCATGATGATATTGATGGGTTGCTATTTGAGACATTTAAAGATGCGGCTGAAGGAGGTGGAGTACATGAAGGGCTAAATGAAGATGCAAAGAAATTTTATAAACTAGTTGATGATGCAAATCAAGAGTTGTATCCTGGTTGTGAAAAGTTTTCCTCGTTATCATTCACTATTAGAATTTATTTGTTGAAATGTCTCCATGGATGGAGCAATGCATCGTTCACTGCTCTCTTAGAGTTGTTGAAAGAGGCTATGCCAGATTTGAACATCCCTGTCTCTTTCAATAAAACAAAATCTATGATAAAAGATTTGGGCTTAGACTATAAAAAGATTGATGCATGTCCCAACAATTGCATGTTATTTTGGAAAGATCATGGGAAAGATGATTCATGTCATATTTGTGGAGCATCAAGGTGGATTGAATATCCTGAAGTTGCTAATGATCTTGAAGAATCTATAAAAGCTCACAAGGTTCCTGCCAAAGTTCTAAGACATTTTCCTTTGATTCCAAGATTGAAAAGACTTTTTATGTGTTCAAAGACAGCCGACACATTGAGATGGCATGCCGAGCATCGTTCAAGGGATGGGAAGTTAAGGCATCCGGCCGATGCCCAAGCATGGAAAGACTTTGATGCCAAACATTCAGATTTTGCTTGTGAAACTCGTAACATAAGACTTGGGTTG CAAGGTATCAATGAAGATGTAGAAAATGATGATATCAATGATGAAATTCAAGAGGACGACGTAGATAGTGAAATTCAAGTGGACGACGTAGATGACGAATTTCAAGAGGACGGTGTAGGTGACGAATTTCAAGAGGACGACACAAATCTAGATGATGAATTTCAAGAGGACGACATAGATCTAGATGATGAATTTCAAGAGGACGATATAGATGGTGAATTTCAAGAGGAAGACGTAGATGAAGAATTCTTGGAAGAAGACATGTGTGATGAATTTCAAAAAGACGATGTGGGTGATGAATTCGAAGAAGAAAAACTTAAATGA